Proteins from a single region of Sphaerochaeta globosa str. Buddy:
- a CDS encoding ABC transporter permease, with translation MTIFLFALQQNLKQRISLLLLLVLPLILLSIPSMNGSLPMGFSLFGLLNLYTAFLMSRPVVEDRMQKIVVRIAASPISHGFYLVSHLLASLLLLSVQCLIFVIAARLFYGPDRTNYLILFLLYFSYSAMVLSLALAWNSMFRSYTTSFALFSGIGSIMCLVSGLSFPLSLLPQSVQTMVRILPTYYLAQALAMLDAQSLSGILLSAVVLWIFTGIFLLIGSKRRF, from the coding sequence ATGACAATTTTCCTGTTTGCCTTACAACAAAATCTTAAGCAGCGCATCTCTCTTCTACTGCTGTTGGTCCTTCCGCTCATTCTGCTTTCCATTCCTTCGATGAACGGCTCGCTGCCGATGGGATTCAGCCTCTTTGGTCTGTTGAATCTCTATACGGCGTTTCTGATGTCCAGGCCTGTGGTGGAGGACCGGATGCAAAAGATAGTAGTCCGTATCGCAGCCTCACCGATAAGCCACGGGTTCTACCTGGTGAGCCATCTGCTTGCTTCCTTGTTGCTGCTCTCTGTGCAGTGTCTGATTTTTGTCATTGCAGCGCGCCTCTTCTACGGTCCGGATAGAACCAATTACCTGATATTGTTTTTGCTCTATTTCTCCTATAGTGCGATGGTCCTTTCGCTTGCCCTGGCTTGGAACAGCATGTTCCGCTCCTATACCACCAGTTTCGCCTTGTTTAGCGGTATCGGTTCGATCATGTGTCTGGTAAGTGGCTTGTCCTTTCCGCTCAGCCTTCTTCCTCAGTCGGTGCAAACCATGGTGAGAATTCTGCCCACCTACTACCTGGCCCAAGCGCTTGCCATGCTCGATGCGCAATCGCTCTCTGGTATCCTGCTATCCGCTGTGGTACTCTGGATATTCACAGGGATATTCCTGTTGATCGGCAGCAAAAGGAGATTCTAA
- a CDS encoding ABC transporter permease, protein MIAFQIKRSAKDLLGNAILILFPLVLIFFFDYLYKTIDIQTGMEVAGQQRLSLLVIGFALTFQIYGAGLSFETLAEDLYTPMHDRLFASPVEGRTLVLSVLFSGSVVSFLQSLVIVLFTTVVLGARIPGIPLVLIVLLVSVIFNQLLGTVLLLLVGTPKVANVVTTIYGSVVPMLVGLYFPLPTTALFRFIRLYGTPMSLANTASIRAMEGNFSSMALVMLPILIAIALLLLCLKPLVRRIAV, encoded by the coding sequence ATGATTGCGTTTCAGATCAAACGTTCGGCAAAGGACCTGCTGGGCAACGCCATTCTTATACTCTTTCCCTTGGTCCTGATTTTCTTCTTCGACTACTTGTACAAGACCATCGATATCCAGACCGGTATGGAGGTGGCAGGCCAACAGCGATTGTCCCTTTTGGTCATCGGTTTTGCCCTCACGTTTCAGATCTATGGAGCCGGTTTGAGCTTTGAGACCTTGGCCGAGGACCTCTATACCCCAATGCACGACCGCCTATTTGCCTCTCCGGTGGAAGGGCGTACACTGGTCCTCTCGGTACTGTTCAGCGGCTCTGTGGTCAGTTTTTTACAGTCTCTGGTAATTGTGCTCTTCACTACTGTCGTATTGGGAGCCCGCATTCCCGGCATTCCTTTGGTACTTATAGTTCTTCTGGTTTCAGTAATCTTTAATCAGTTGTTGGGAACGGTGCTGCTCTTGCTCGTAGGCACTCCAAAGGTAGCCAATGTCGTGACTACCATCTACGGTTCGGTGGTTCCCATGCTGGTGGGCCTCTACTTTCCATTACCCACGACTGCTTTGTTCCGATTCATCCGCCTCTATGGTACGCCGATGAGCTTGGCCAATACGGCGAGCATCCGGGCGATGGAGGGAAACTTTTCCTCCATGGCGCTTGTGATGCTTCCCATCCTCATAGCAATAGCTCTGTTGCTGCTTTGTCTGAAACCTTTGGTACGGAGGATAGCAGTATGA
- a CDS encoding ABC transporter ATP-binding protein — MVLQVDDVIKRFNANLALDCCSLSVEKGEVIGLLGPNGAGKTTCIRSIIGLIGIDEGSITVFGMKQDGKNKAIRSKIGYVTQEITLYEDMSGKDNLAFFASLYGMSKTDIQLRIAEVGKLIGLEGRLADKVKHYSGGMKRRLNIGCALMHKPSLIIMDEPTVGIDPQSRSFILQSVKELAKGGATIIYTSHYIEEVEAVASRIYIMDNGHIIAQGTLSELIARIQGDHFIEVEVRLATEQKRKELLGLGDVKEVALDGNRYTIVVPGGIPILDKVVLALSEQGLVAINTKQPNLEDVFLTLTGKQLRDEVAS, encoded by the coding sequence ATGGTATTGCAAGTAGACGATGTCATTAAACGATTCAATGCGAATCTCGCCCTCGATTGTTGTTCGCTGAGTGTAGAGAAGGGTGAGGTAATCGGCCTGCTCGGACCCAATGGTGCGGGCAAGACGACCTGCATCCGCTCGATCATCGGCCTTATCGGCATCGATGAAGGCTCCATTACGGTATTCGGGATGAAGCAGGATGGGAAGAATAAAGCCATCCGAAGTAAAATCGGGTATGTTACGCAGGAAATTACCCTGTATGAGGATATGAGCGGGAAGGACAACCTGGCGTTCTTTGCTTCCTTGTATGGGATGAGTAAGACCGATATCCAGCTGCGCATCGCCGAAGTCGGCAAGCTCATCGGCCTTGAAGGAAGACTGGCCGACAAGGTAAAGCACTACAGCGGTGGTATGAAGCGCAGGCTGAACATCGGCTGTGCCTTAATGCACAAACCTTCGTTGATCATTATGGACGAGCCGACAGTGGGCATCGATCCTCAGTCACGTTCTTTCATATTGCAGTCGGTGAAGGAGCTGGCCAAGGGCGGGGCGACCATTATCTACACTTCCCACTACATTGAAGAGGTGGAAGCTGTTGCCAGCCGCATATACATCATGGACAACGGTCATATCATCGCACAGGGAACGCTGAGCGAGTTGATCGCCCGCATCCAAGGCGACCATTTCATCGAGGTCGAGGTACGGCTTGCCACCGAGCAGAAGCGCAAGGAGCTGCTGGGTCTTGGTGATGTGAAGGAAGTTGCCTTGGATGGCAATCGATATACGATTGTGGTGCCCGGCGGCATCCCCATTCTGGACAAGGTAGTCCTCGCCCTCTCCGAGCAGGGATTGGTTGCCATCAACACAAAGCAGCCCAATTTGGAGGATGTGTTTCTCACCCTGACCGGCAAACAGCTGCGTGATGAGGTAGCATCATGA
- a CDS encoding OsmC family protein, producing MSDTHIYTTSVEWTKQKRGALSSASLPTLEVATPPNFPGGHEGIWSPEHLFTAAAEVCLMTTFLSLAEKAKFAFRSYKSEAEGKLDKVEKGFLMTKIHIRPTVVIAEESRREEVMKLFEKAEKYCLISNSMRTEVTVEPLVLVK from the coding sequence ATGAGCGATACCCATATCTATACCACCTCGGTAGAGTGGACAAAACAAAAGAGAGGGGCTTTGTCCTCTGCATCTCTTCCTACTCTTGAGGTAGCAACGCCACCGAATTTCCCTGGCGGCCATGAGGGCATTTGGTCACCGGAGCACCTCTTCACGGCAGCTGCAGAAGTGTGCCTGATGACAACGTTCCTCTCCCTGGCTGAAAAGGCCAAATTTGCCTTCAGAAGCTACAAGAGTGAGGCCGAGGGGAAGCTGGACAAGGTGGAAAAGGGCTTTCTTATGACGAAAATCCACATCAGGCCGACGGTGGTCATTGCAGAGGAAAGCAGACGGGAAGAGGTGATGAAACTCTTTGAGAAAGCAGAGAAGTATTGTTTGATCTCCAACTCCATGCGCACTGAGGTTACCGTCGAGCCCCTTGTTTTGGTCAAGTAA
- a CDS encoding response regulator — MNDLTKPVQVAEDLWWVGSEGIHQSLQCNPFLYIKDGLGILFDPGSTLDGHIVLEKTKSLLPLSNLKAIVCSHQDPDLCSAIPLFEEAGFKGDICCHERTALLIQYYGVKSPFYIVNHHFYSYTLGKNASIGFIFAPYLHFPGSIMSYLPDQQVLISGDLFGSITADWHLYADENYLDGMKAFHEVYMPSHEILASAMQSLESYPISLICPQHGSIIKENIELSISTLKAMPCGLFLQPRLQTLPVDGGVRSLLDQVVLRLITIHGEQEVKKTFENSPFSLAIKKRQIAKTTIAEDQMWESFFSFIEERRGVSYLSSISSLVELLGKQYGLTIPLAFSTLIVDSERKFKEKEAELKALEERLKDLEESMYRDPVTKLYNKEFHQAFLVKELALGSSVVSLVLSIDNLERINLDFGSSEGDRTMRILSELLIQSVEPKVQVCRITGGMFALLCTSLTKEEALQRAAKLRNLIAEEDRFIVPITVSMGIIHSDEIDEASREDVTLMAAYINQNAAFRLRLAKKSGAGGIIDCSTSEVGSRSAYTILLVDVPGFSRDLLKQTLEKQRYRVVVADNGLEAKNKLLLGGIDLIVCELLIPKLSGLTLRKELLREPLTAKIPFILMSVNKQEQTVRRAFDLGIQHFFARPLALYELTGLVNLIAEKGA, encoded by the coding sequence ATGAATGACCTTACCAAACCCGTACAGGTTGCAGAAGACTTGTGGTGGGTCGGTTCAGAGGGAATCCATCAGAGTTTACAGTGCAATCCATTTCTCTACATCAAGGATGGACTGGGCATTCTCTTCGACCCGGGCTCAACCTTGGACGGCCACATTGTCCTGGAGAAAACCAAGAGTTTACTCCCGCTTTCCAATCTCAAAGCCATCGTATGCAGCCATCAGGACCCGGATTTGTGTTCGGCCATTCCCCTCTTTGAAGAAGCCGGCTTCAAAGGGGACATCTGCTGCCATGAGCGTACAGCGCTGTTGATTCAGTACTATGGGGTGAAAAGCCCTTTCTATATCGTAAACCACCATTTCTATTCCTATACCTTGGGTAAGAATGCCAGTATCGGTTTCATCTTCGCTCCCTACCTCCACTTCCCAGGTTCCATCATGAGCTATCTGCCGGACCAGCAGGTTCTTATCAGCGGCGACCTCTTCGGTTCGATCACCGCCGATTGGCACCTATATGCCGATGAGAACTATCTCGATGGCATGAAGGCATTCCACGAAGTCTACATGCCCAGCCATGAAATTCTTGCATCTGCCATGCAAAGCCTGGAAAGCTACCCCATTTCCCTCATCTGCCCCCAGCATGGTTCAATTATCAAAGAGAACATTGAGCTCTCTATCTCAACGCTCAAGGCCATGCCATGCGGCCTGTTTCTGCAACCCCGTCTCCAAACGCTTCCTGTTGATGGTGGCGTTCGCTCCCTGCTCGACCAAGTGGTTCTCCGCTTGATAACCATCCATGGGGAGCAAGAAGTTAAAAAGACATTTGAGAATTCTCCTTTCTCCCTTGCGATCAAAAAGCGGCAAATAGCAAAGACCACCATCGCCGAGGACCAGATGTGGGAGAGCTTTTTCTCGTTCATCGAGGAAAGGAGGGGGGTGAGCTACCTCTCTTCCATCTCTTCACTGGTGGAATTGCTCGGAAAACAATACGGCCTTACCATTCCTTTGGCTTTCTCCACCCTCATTGTCGATTCAGAGCGTAAGTTTAAGGAAAAGGAAGCCGAACTCAAGGCGTTGGAAGAACGTCTCAAGGACTTGGAAGAGAGCATGTACCGCGATCCAGTGACCAAGCTCTACAACAAGGAATTTCACCAAGCCTTCTTAGTAAAAGAACTGGCCTTGGGCTCTTCCGTAGTCTCCTTGGTGCTCAGTATCGACAACTTGGAACGAATCAATCTCGATTTCGGAAGCAGCGAAGGGGACCGCACCATGCGCATCCTTTCAGAACTTCTGATCCAGAGCGTTGAACCGAAGGTCCAGGTATGTCGTATCACCGGGGGAATGTTCGCTCTCTTATGTACTTCCCTGACCAAGGAAGAAGCCTTACAGCGGGCTGCAAAACTGCGAAATCTCATAGCAGAGGAGGACCGATTCATCGTCCCGATTACGGTGTCGATGGGAATTATCCACTCTGATGAAATTGACGAAGCCAGTCGTGAGGATGTGACGCTCATGGCAGCCTATATCAATCAAAACGCAGCGTTCCGACTCCGTCTTGCCAAAAAGAGTGGAGCCGGGGGAATTATTGACTGCTCTACAAGCGAAGTGGGGAGCCGCTCAGCCTATACCATTCTCCTGGTGGATGTTCCGGGTTTCTCCCGGGATTTGCTCAAACAAACCTTGGAAAAACAGCGCTACCGTGTGGTGGTTGCCGACAATGGACTGGAAGCGAAAAACAAGTTGCTCTTGGGTGGCATTGATCTGATTGTATGTGAATTGCTCATCCCCAAGCTCAGTGGCCTGACCCTTCGCAAGGAATTGCTCAGAGAACCTCTCACCGCAAAAATCCCCTTCATTCTCATGTCGGTTAACAAGCAGGAACAGACTGTCAGAAGAGCTTTCGACTTAGGCATCCAACACTTTTTCGCCCGCCCCTTGGCCTTGTATGAGTTGACTGGCCTCGTCAACCTCATTGCAGAAAAGGGGGCCTAA
- a CDS encoding glycosyltransferase: MSSNFAIIMTFAVVALNLFVLASLVCLRLVRARRKRKLEHTEVLFLAQLEAETPDFSTFRARTLLQLYSRLCDSLQLEASVHDSILSFLCTSPFVKKQTKRLKSPFFIRRIEAAVRLKPLLCLSEYRTLFLQVLSAEKSQVVTLYLFQALTWVQEKRAIIPMLRRLSRATPWMAGRYRALLISYEFQLLPYLKKRLSVDRMYLGLLICEYAALYPTDVLKSYLVRHAQSKNIQVRKSALFALCQHFPEELLKPEFLESPFPSTKLSVIRAYARIGDKRYIPALLAYSKYTSMRDQLVQSLSEMAYKDPTLLNDFLLRFEKARSKSEAIVLAKVLDNRLTYILSAYQGDLDAQLVNLVTRLAEEKHISGLVQFLNTNTDIHKQEQLVALVRKIAKRNKQLKLLFFAYLHPSVYQTLNLSKPEVVKPSAQAHQEKPQRLNLILLLILTLLIFPLIILLSEIPNLIDLSLGEFLSLYVVRFNYLLVYYSVTINVIYLAMLAISYRGAGVQNRLWRAKDTRMLFTKGVLPSVSIIAPAYNEAANIIESTNSLLNQQYPDFELIVVNDGSKDDTLKKLIMYFNLEKRDQLVPKRLKTRALRGIYKNKNIPNLIVVDKVNGGKADSLNLGLNVATKVFFCGIDADSLLEPDALLRAVSVMLDHSTESIASGGNICPVNGCDVELGNLDSIGLPSKFLPRLQSLEYIRSFMTGRVGWARLNMLLIISGAFGIFHRDRAIATGGYLTKSGKYHKDTVGEDMELVVRLSRYMRERKLPYRVQYASNANCWTEVPEKWKVLHRQRDRWHRGLIDILLFHSTMIANPRYGRLGMAGMLYYFIFELLGPFVEAQGLLFVFIGALMGLINLPIALALFTSTILLGILVSLSALLISEFDRPLYSKRDMLRLVWMAIIENFGVRQVISLWRVSAYFSAMRKNRGWGAQVRTGFKAGGAQTKTK, encoded by the coding sequence GTGTCCAGCAACTTCGCCATCATCATGACCTTTGCCGTAGTGGCACTCAACCTTTTCGTTTTGGCCAGCCTTGTATGCCTGCGCTTGGTACGAGCGAGGAGAAAGCGCAAACTTGAGCATACAGAAGTTTTGTTTTTAGCCCAGCTTGAGGCAGAAACACCAGACTTCTCAACCTTTAGGGCCAGGACCCTGCTCCAGCTTTACAGCAGGCTGTGCGACAGTCTGCAGTTGGAAGCCTCAGTGCATGACAGCATTCTGAGCTTTCTTTGCACATCCCCCTTCGTCAAGAAACAGACCAAACGCCTGAAATCCCCTTTTTTCATCAGACGCATTGAGGCTGCAGTCCGTCTCAAGCCACTGCTCTGTCTTAGTGAATACCGAACACTGTTTTTACAGGTGCTATCTGCAGAAAAAAGCCAAGTCGTTACGCTGTACCTATTCCAAGCCCTCACCTGGGTACAGGAGAAGCGTGCCATCATTCCCATGCTCAGACGCCTAAGCAGGGCGACTCCGTGGATGGCAGGCCGCTACCGGGCCCTCTTGATCAGCTATGAATTCCAATTGTTGCCCTATCTGAAAAAGCGACTTTCCGTCGACCGCATGTACCTTGGGCTTCTCATCTGTGAATATGCCGCTCTATATCCCACCGATGTACTGAAGTCCTATCTGGTCCGTCACGCACAAAGTAAGAATATCCAAGTCCGTAAGAGTGCGTTGTTCGCTTTATGCCAACATTTTCCTGAGGAACTGCTCAAACCTGAGTTCTTGGAAAGTCCCTTTCCAAGCACAAAACTCTCTGTAATCCGCGCATATGCACGCATCGGGGATAAACGATACATCCCTGCCCTCTTGGCATACAGCAAGTACACTTCAATGCGCGACCAATTGGTGCAAAGTCTTTCCGAGATGGCCTATAAGGACCCTACGCTGCTCAATGACTTTTTGTTGCGGTTTGAGAAGGCCCGCAGTAAAAGCGAAGCAATCGTTTTAGCCAAAGTGCTGGATAACCGTCTGACCTACATCCTGAGTGCCTACCAAGGGGATTTGGATGCACAGCTCGTCAATCTGGTTACCAGGTTGGCTGAAGAGAAACATATCAGCGGTTTGGTGCAATTTCTCAATACCAATACCGATATCCACAAACAAGAGCAGTTGGTAGCACTGGTCAGGAAAATTGCCAAGCGCAACAAGCAGCTCAAGCTCTTGTTCTTCGCCTACCTGCATCCGTCTGTGTATCAAACACTGAACCTCTCCAAGCCGGAGGTAGTCAAACCTTCAGCACAAGCACATCAGGAGAAACCCCAACGACTGAATCTGATTCTCCTTTTGATTCTCACCCTTCTGATCTTCCCCTTGATCATCCTCCTCTCAGAAATTCCCAACCTCATCGACTTGAGTTTGGGAGAATTTCTTTCCCTGTATGTAGTCCGCTTCAATTACTTATTGGTCTACTATTCGGTTACGATCAATGTCATCTATCTTGCCATGCTGGCCATTTCGTATCGGGGGGCGGGAGTACAGAATCGACTCTGGAGGGCAAAGGATACACGCATGCTTTTCACCAAAGGGGTGCTTCCTTCGGTCTCGATCATAGCTCCGGCCTACAATGAGGCGGCCAATATTATTGAGAGCACCAATAGCCTGCTCAACCAGCAATACCCCGACTTTGAGCTGATTGTTGTCAACGACGGGTCCAAGGACGACACGCTTAAAAAGTTGATCATGTACTTCAACTTGGAAAAACGCGACCAGTTGGTCCCCAAGAGGCTGAAAACACGAGCGCTGAGGGGAATCTACAAGAACAAGAACATTCCCAACCTGATTGTGGTGGACAAGGTGAACGGGGGGAAGGCCGACTCGCTGAACCTGGGGCTGAATGTCGCTACCAAAGTATTCTTCTGCGGCATCGATGCCGATTCCTTGCTGGAACCCGATGCCCTGCTCAGGGCGGTCTCGGTGATGCTCGACCACAGTACCGAGAGTATTGCCAGCGGCGGCAATATTTGCCCGGTAAACGGCTGTGATGTCGAATTGGGCAATTTGGACTCGATCGGCTTGCCGTCGAAGTTCCTTCCCCGGCTTCAGAGTCTTGAATATATCCGTTCCTTCATGACCGGCCGCGTAGGTTGGGCGCGCTTGAATATGCTGCTGATCATCAGCGGAGCCTTCGGCATATTCCATCGTGACCGTGCAATTGCCACCGGCGGTTACCTTACCAAGAGCGGCAAGTATCACAAGGACACAGTGGGTGAGGATATGGAGTTGGTGGTCAGGCTTTCACGCTACATGCGTGAACGCAAGCTTCCCTATCGGGTGCAGTATGCAAGCAATGCCAACTGCTGGACCGAGGTCCCCGAGAAGTGGAAAGTCCTGCATCGCCAGCGGGACCGCTGGCATCGCGGGCTCATCGATATCCTGCTCTTCCACAGCACCATGATAGCCAATCCCCGCTACGGACGGCTTGGTATGGCGGGCATGCTCTACTACTTCATCTTTGAGCTGCTCGGACCGTTTGTGGAAGCACAAGGGTTGTTGTTTGTGTTCATCGGAGCCCTCATGGGTCTGATAAACCTTCCCATCGCCCTTGCCTTGTTCACCTCTACCATTCTCTTGGGGATTCTTGTCTCACTCTCCGCTCTGCTTATCAGCGAGTTCGACCGTCCGCTCTACTCAAAGCGGGATATGTTGCGTTTGGTGTGGATGGCAATCATCGAGAATTTCGGAGTACGCCAAGTGATCAGCTTGTGGCGGGTGAGCGCCTATTTCAGCGCCATGCGTAAGAACCGCGGATGGGGGGCACAGGTGAGGACGGGCTTCAAGGCCGGTGGGGCACAAACGAAAACGAAGTAA
- a CDS encoding serine protease, producing the protein MKALWVLLALVSLLSCTLYAQDVPLVKTGPRELEFGNLHWRMKSSLTPTAPGPNYFRGTEDAVWVDDWGLHLTIQEQQGTWWATEIFTRERVGYGTYTFTVETDIQQYDPNVVAGFFTWDTAPQEYNREIDIEFAAWGQPSGTLFQYVVQPYADPSRIFVFKPALNGNVTTHRIVWTADGVTFSSYHGSVDPDQMESSTMLIKQWHHRPSPTEGKVRFRINFWLYQGTIPVRPADMVITSFSFVPHRP; encoded by the coding sequence ATGAAAGCTTTATGGGTTCTATTGGCGTTGGTAAGTTTGCTTTCCTGCACCCTGTACGCACAAGACGTTCCTCTAGTGAAGACCGGTCCGAGGGAACTGGAATTCGGCAACCTGCACTGGAGAATGAAGTCCAGTCTTACCCCTACAGCCCCCGGACCGAACTACTTTCGGGGAACCGAGGATGCAGTCTGGGTCGACGACTGGGGCTTGCATCTGACCATACAAGAGCAGCAGGGAACGTGGTGGGCTACTGAGATATTCACCCGTGAGCGGGTCGGGTACGGTACCTATACATTCACTGTTGAGACTGACATCCAGCAGTACGACCCAAACGTGGTGGCAGGTTTCTTTACCTGGGATACCGCACCACAAGAGTACAACCGGGAAATAGACATTGAGTTTGCAGCATGGGGACAACCAAGTGGGACTTTGTTTCAATATGTGGTCCAGCCCTATGCCGATCCCTCACGCATTTTCGTCTTCAAGCCGGCTTTGAACGGCAATGTAACGACCCATCGCATTGTCTGGACAGCTGATGGGGTAACCTTTTCGTCCTACCACGGCTCTGTCGACCCCGACCAAATGGAGAGTAGTACCATGCTGATCAAGCAGTGGCACCATCGCCCAAGCCCCACCGAGGGGAAGGTTCGGTTCCGCATCAACTTCTGGCTCTATCAGGGAACAATACCGGTAAGGCCCGCCGACATGGTTATTACTTCGTTTTCGTTTGTGCCCCACCGGCCTTGA
- a CDS encoding polysaccharide deacetylase family protein, with amino-acid sequence MKKYLLTLILLTLMLAVSAEVVPEQQSAPLSRTEAPAVRYWSTHEQGLLPVQTLPGLDSTVQVPQRKDPKLLVVLYHNIVFGRTGNVYNRDLYNFEHDLAFLKRNFTITNFRDVLAKGSKATTDQVIITFDDGDLSLYAIVYPLFRQYELEATIFLVPNFIGEVGYMSWEQVRQMSDYRTLSGRKLFYFESHSLTHRMMGQLSVEEIRHEADTSKRLIEEQTAEGVTVLALPFGNGAGERSIIDEARASGYQAIRTSIPQAVLTKNLNVWEIGAMNVENYSTDVFVQKVLVLTGR; translated from the coding sequence ATGAAAAAATACCTGCTTACCCTAATTTTGCTCACCCTTATGCTCGCTGTATCGGCGGAGGTGGTCCCCGAACAGCAAAGTGCGCCGCTCAGTAGAACAGAAGCCCCTGCAGTACGATATTGGAGTACCCATGAGCAGGGCCTGCTTCCCGTACAGACGCTGCCGGGCTTGGATAGTACCGTTCAGGTTCCCCAAAGAAAGGATCCCAAGCTCTTGGTAGTGCTCTACCACAATATCGTGTTCGGCAGGACGGGGAATGTCTACAATCGCGATCTCTATAATTTTGAGCACGACCTGGCTTTTCTCAAACGGAATTTCACCATCACCAATTTCAGGGATGTATTGGCCAAGGGCTCCAAAGCGACCACCGACCAGGTGATCATTACCTTTGATGACGGAGACCTTTCCCTGTATGCCATCGTCTATCCGCTCTTTCGTCAGTATGAACTTGAGGCTACCATTTTCCTGGTTCCCAACTTCATCGGAGAAGTGGGCTACATGAGCTGGGAGCAAGTGCGGCAGATGAGTGATTACCGAACGCTCTCAGGCAGAAAACTATTCTACTTTGAATCACACTCGCTCACCCATCGGATGATGGGGCAACTCAGCGTTGAGGAAATCCGTCATGAGGCGGATACCTCCAAGCGCCTTATCGAGGAACAGACAGCCGAGGGTGTCACCGTTTTGGCTCTGCCGTTCGGAAACGGGGCAGGGGAACGCAGTATCATCGATGAAGCCCGCGCCTCGGGGTACCAGGCGATCAGGACCAGCATCCCCCAGGCAGTGTTGACAAAAAACCTCAATGTATGGGAAATCGGGGCAATGAATGTGGAGAACTACAGTACCGATGTCTTTGTGCAGAAGGTGCTTGTCTTGACCGGGAGGTAG